In the Vitis vinifera cultivar Pinot Noir 40024 chromosome 2, ASM3070453v1 genome, one interval contains:
- the LOC100259841 gene encoding thaumatin-like protein, which translates to MGLFKSLSISSLLLITLFFTSAHAAIFNIQNRCSYTVWAAAVPGGGRRLDPRQSWSSTVNPGTTGARIWARTGCSFDGAGRGRCQTGDCGGVLECTAYGAPPNTLAEFALNQFNNLDFFDISLVDGFNVPMAFSPTSNGCSRGIRCTANIVGQCPSQLRAQGGCNNPCTVFKTDQYCCNSGSCGPTDYSRYFKTRCPDAYSYPKDDQTSTFTCPGGTNYDVIFSIFNIQNHCSYTVWAAAVPGGGRRLDRGQSWSLTVNPGTTGARIWARTGCSFDGAGRGRCQTGDCGGVLQCTAYGAPPNTLAEFALNQFNNLDFFDISLVDGFNVPMAFNPTSNGCTRGIRCTADIVGQCPSQLRTQGGCNNPCTVFKTNEYCCNSGSCGPTDYSRYFKTRCPDAYSYPKDDQTSTFTCPGGTNYDVIFCP; encoded by the exons ATGGGCCTCTTCAAAAGCCTCTCCatttcctccttgcttctcaTCACCCTCTTCTTCACCTCCGCCCATGCAGCCATTTTCAATATCCAAAACCGTTGTTCCTACACAGTTTGGGCAGCAGCTGTGCCGGGTGGGGGTAGGCGCCTCGACCCGCGTCAGTCCTGGAGCTCGACTGTGAACCCTGGGACAACTGGAGCCCGTATTTGGGCCCGGACCGGCTGCAGCTTCGATGGGGCTGGGCGTGGGCGTTGTCAGACCGGGGACTGCGGTGGCGTCCTCGAATGCACAGCCTATGGTGCACCCCCCAACACCTTGGCTGAATTCGCACTTAACCAGTTCAACAACCTGGACTTCTTTGATATATCCTTGGTCGATGGGTTTAATGTGCCTATGGCTTTTAGCCCCACCTCCAATGGGTGCTCCCGTGGAATACGGTGCACGGCCAACATCGTGGGACAGTGCCCCAGTCAGCTTCGAGCTCAGGGTGGCTGCAATAACCCATGCACCGTTTTCAAGACCGATCAGTACTGTTGCAATTCCGGGAGCTGTGGCCCTACAGATTACTCAAGGTATTTCAAGACTAGGTGCCCTGATGCTTACAGCTACCCTAAGGATGATCAAACCAGCACCTTTACATGCCCTGGTGGTACCAACTATGATGTTATCTTCT ccatttttaatatccaaaacCATTGCTCCTACACAGTTTGGGCAGCAGCTGTGCCGGGTGGGGGTAGGCGCCTCGACCGGGGACAGTCCTGGAGCCTGACTGTGAACCCTGGCACAACTGGAGCCCGTATTTGGGCCCGGACCGGCTGCAGCTTCGATGGGGCTGGGCGTGGGAGGTGCCAGACCGGGGACTGCGGTGGCGTCCTCCAATGCACAGCCTATGGTGCACCCCCCAACACCTTGGCTGAATTCGCACTTAACCAGTTCAACAACCTGGACTTCTTTGATATATCCTTGGTCGATGGGTTTAATGTGCCTATGGCCTTTAACCCTACCTCCAATGGGTGCACCCGTGGGATACGGTGCACGGCCGACATCGTGGGACAGTGCCCCAGTCAGCTCCGAACTCAGGGTGGCTGCAATAACCCATGCACCGTTTTCAAGACCAATGAGTACTGTTGCAATTCCGGGAGCTGTGGCCCGACAGATTACTCAAGGTATTTCAAGACTAGGTGCCCTGATGCTTACAGCTACCCTAAGGATGATCAAACCAGCACCTTTACATGCCCTGGTGGTACCAACTATGATGTTATCTTCTGCCCATAA
- the LOC100249610 gene encoding thaumatin-like protein, translating to MGLFKSLSISSFLLITLFFTSAHAAIFNIQNRCSYTVWAAAVPGGGRRLDPRQSWSLTVNPGTTGARIWARTGCSFNGAGRGRCQTGDCGGVLQCTAYGAPPNTLAEFALNQFNNLDFFDISLVDGFNVPMAFNPTSNGCSRGIRCTANIVGQCPNQLRAQGGCNNPCTVFKTDPYCCNSGSCGPTDYSRYFKTRCPDAYSYPKDDQTSTFTCPGGTNYDVIFCP from the coding sequence ATGGGCCTCTTCAAAAGCCTCTCCATTTCCTCCTTCCTTCTCATCACCCTCTTCTTCACCTCCGCCCATGCAGCCATTTTCAATATCCAAAACCGTTGTTCCTACACAGTTTGGGCAGCAGCTGTGCCGGGTGGGGGTAGGCGCCTCGACCCGCGTCAGTCCTGGAGCTTGACTGTGAACCCTGGGACAACTGGAGCCCGTATTTGGGCCCGGACCGGCTGCAGCTTCAATGGGGCTGGGCGTGGGCGTTGTCAGACCGGGGACTGCGGTGGCGTCCTCCAATGCACAGCCTATGGTGCACCCCCCAACACCTTGGCTGAATTCGCACTTAACCAGTTCAACAACCTGGACTTCTTTGATATATCCTTGGTCGATGGGTTTAATGTGCCTATGGCTTTTAACCCTACCTCCAATGGGTGCTCCCGTGGAATACGGTGCACGGCCAACATCGTGGGACAGTGCCCCAATCAGCTCCGAGCTCAGGGTGGCTGCAATAACCCATGCACCGTTTTCAAGACCGATCCGTACTGTTGCAATTCCGGGAGCTGTGGCCCTACAGATTACTCAAGGTATTTCAAGACTAGGTGCCCTGATGCTTACAGCTACCCTAAGGATGATCAAACCAGCACCTTTACATGCCCTGGTGGTACCAACTATGATGTTATCTTCTGCCCATAA
- the LOC100246096 gene encoding protein P21 — MGLCKILSISSFLLTTLFFTSSYAATFNIQNRCSYTVWAAAIPGGGMRLGSGQSWSLDVKAATTGSRVWGRTDCSFDASGNGKCETGDCGGRLQCKAYGTPPNTLAEFALNQYSNLDFFDISLVDGFNVPIAFNPTSNGCTRGISCTADIVGECPAALKTTGGCNNPCTVFKTDEYCCNSGSCNATDFSRFFKTRCPDAYSYPKDDQTSTFTCPGGTNYEVIFCPSAVPQTCVFIIN; from the coding sequence ATGGGCCTCTGCAAAATCCTCTCCATTTCCTCATTCCTTCTCACCACCCTATTCTTCACCTCCAGCTATGCAGCAACCTTCAACATCCAAAACCGTTGCTCCTACACAGTTTGGGCGGCGGCAATCCCAGGCGGGGGCATGCGGCTTGGCTCAGGCCAATCCTGGAGCCTCGATGTGAAGGCCGCCACCACCGGAAGCCGTGTTTGGGGCCGTACCGACTGCAGCTTCGATGCGTCAGGGAATGGGAAGTGTGAGACCGGGGACTGTGGTGGCCGCCTCCAATGCAAGGCCTATGGTACACCCCCTAACACCTTAGCCGAATTCGCACTTAACCAATACAGCAACTTGGACTTCTTTGATATATctttggttgatggatttaaTGTGCCTATAGCCTTTAATCCTACTTCCAATGGGTGCACCCGTGGCATCAGTTGCACCGCCGACATCGTGGGAGAGTGCCCCGCTGCGCTAAAGACTACCGGTGGTTGCAACAACCCATGCACCGTTTTCAAGACCGATGAATATTGTTGCAATTCTGGGAGCTGTAATGCTACAGATTTCTCAAGGTTTTTCAAGACTAGGTGCCCTGATGCTTATAGCTACCCTAAGGACGATCAGACAAGCACCTTCACATGCCCTGGCGGTACCAATTATGAAGTTATCTTCTGCCCATCAGCAGTGCCACAAACATgtgtttttattataaattaa